One region of Peribacillus simplex genomic DNA includes:
- a CDS encoding glycosyltransferase: MKTIAYFVSENIKVHQRFIYNQIVKISSYRSIVIGPFDDTNHTEFPFENYYNLNKIKDLENFFKEQEIIAIHAHHGKHGQEILPVCEKYNIPLIVSIRGRDGSDRPEIFEKNAQRYSSLIKQGAHFFPVCQYLAQGLRSLGIPDDKIHVLYGGIELDLFTYSTPTLPKEGEIRVLSVGRLVDKKGFITLIKAFKRIYTQYPRARLHIIGAGEDEDKIKSVITEFNLKDAVILRGAMDSKQVSDELKKAHIFCLASQTAKTGDIEGIPNALKEAMASGLPVVSTQHAGIPELIEHLRTGYLAPEKNDIELAKGIQFFIDHPEIWNAYTERARKVIEEKFDVNKQIIEQQRLYSLVNTTETKTEQKTKKNTKKNTEKKTKTEQKTKKNTEKKTKKEKKTKTKTKKEQKK, from the coding sequence ATGAAAACTATTGCTTATTTTGTAAGTGAAAACATTAAAGTACACCAACGTTTTATATATAATCAAATCGTAAAAATAAGTAGCTATCGCTCAATCGTAATCGGCCCATTCGACGATACCAACCATACAGAATTCCCCTTTGAAAACTACTATAATTTAAACAAGATTAAAGATCTAGAAAATTTCTTCAAAGAACAAGAAATCATAGCCATTCATGCTCATCACGGAAAACATGGACAAGAAATTTTGCCTGTATGTGAAAAATATAATATCCCATTGATTGTTAGCATTAGAGGGCGCGATGGTTCTGACAGACCAGAAATTTTCGAAAAAAATGCTCAGCGATATTCATCATTAATTAAACAGGGTGCACACTTTTTTCCTGTTTGCCAATATCTTGCACAAGGATTAAGAAGTTTAGGAATTCCGGACGATAAAATTCATGTGTTATATGGTGGTATCGAATTGGATCTTTTCACCTATTCTACCCCCACTCTACCTAAAGAAGGCGAAATAAGAGTTTTATCTGTAGGTAGACTTGTAGACAAAAAAGGATTTATTACTCTTATAAAAGCATTTAAACGGATTTATACACAATATCCAAGGGCTAGACTGCATATTATTGGAGCAGGTGAAGATGAGGATAAAATTAAATCGGTCATTACAGAATTTAACCTTAAAGATGCTGTGATTCTTAGAGGAGCTATGGATTCAAAACAAGTTTCGGACGAATTGAAAAAAGCTCATATCTTTTGCCTTGCAAGTCAGACTGCTAAAACTGGTGATATCGAAGGCATTCCTAATGCCTTAAAAGAAGCAATGGCTAGCGGTTTACCTGTCGTTTCCACTCAACATGCGGGAATCCCTGAATTAATTGAACACCTGAGAACAGGATACCTAGCTCCAGAAAAAAATGATATTGAGTTAGCGAAAGGCATACAATTCTTTATAGATCATCCAGAGATTTGGAACGCCTATACGGAAAGAGCACGGAAAGTCATTGAAGAAAAATTTGATGTCAATAAACAAATTATTGAGCAACAAAGATTATATTCTCTCGTTAATACAACGGAAACGAAAACGGAACAGAAAACGAAAAAGAACACGAAAAAGAACACGGAAAAGAAAACGAAAACGGAACAGAAAACGAAAAAGAACACGGAAAAGAAAACGAAAAAGGAAAAGAAAACGAAAACGAAAACGAAAAAGGAACAGAAAAAATAA
- a CDS encoding NAD-dependent epimerase: MNIIVTGAAGFIGFHLTKRLLAQDINVIGVDNINDYYDVSLKNNRLKILEENPDFEFHKMDLLDKEKLNQLFKDRTIDIVINLAAQAGVRYSIDNPDSYVNSNLVGFVNILEVCRQNNVKHLIYASSSSVYGANINIPFSTKDQVDHPVSLYAATKKSNELMAHTYSHLYNIPTTGLRFFTVYGPWGRPDMAYYSFTKNIIEENTIKVFNNGDMRRDFTYIDDIVEGIIRLLDKPPVCNIGWDRANPDSSSSYAPYKIYNIGNNKPVKLMDFINTLEKLIGKKAKIEFLPMQPGDVKETYADIADLHADVGFYPSTRIEEGLTHFVNWYNKYNK, translated from the coding sequence ATGAACATTATAGTAACAGGGGCTGCAGGTTTCATTGGTTTCCATTTAACAAAACGTTTGTTAGCCCAAGATATCAATGTTATAGGAGTAGACAATATTAATGATTATTATGATGTTTCTTTAAAGAACAATCGACTCAAGATATTAGAAGAAAACCCTGATTTCGAATTCCATAAAATGGATTTGTTGGATAAAGAAAAATTAAATCAATTATTTAAAGACAGAACCATTGATATAGTCATCAACTTAGCAGCTCAGGCTGGAGTACGTTATAGCATAGACAACCCGGATTCTTATGTTAATTCCAACCTAGTTGGGTTTGTAAATATCTTAGAGGTCTGTCGACAAAATAATGTAAAGCACTTAATTTATGCATCCTCAAGTTCTGTATATGGAGCAAATATTAATATCCCCTTCTCAACCAAAGACCAAGTGGATCATCCAGTAAGTTTATATGCTGCCACTAAAAAGTCTAATGAATTAATGGCTCATACTTATAGTCATTTATATAATATTCCAACCACTGGACTCCGTTTCTTTACGGTGTATGGTCCATGGGGGAGACCTGATATGGCTTATTACTCTTTTACTAAAAATATTATTGAAGAGAATACAATAAAGGTTTTTAATAATGGGGATATGAGAAGAGACTTTACTTATATTGATGATATTGTTGAAGGAATAATCCGATTACTTGATAAACCACCGGTTTGTAATATTGGATGGGATAGAGCTAATCCTGATTCAAGTTCAAGTTATGCCCCATACAAAATTTATAATATCGGTAACAATAAGCCCGTAAAATTAATGGATTTCATTAACACATTAGAGAAACTAATTGGCAAAAAGGCAAAAATAGAGTTCTTACCAATGCAACCGGGAGATGTTAAGGAGACATATGCAGATATTGCCGATTTGCATGCTGATGTGGGGTTCTATCCTTCAACAAGAATAGAAGAAGGTTTAACTCATTTTGTAAATTGGTACAATAAGTACAATAAATAA
- a CDS encoding glycosyltransferase, giving the protein MHTVMHLNLRVDPTQYISQIREVPDYDYIHMVRQPKDMIELSLLNEKVHYLNEIFSPKEYVKRNNISLLHAHHGQLGMLLLPLKEETNLPLVTSIRGRDATLANQPIGYLDNMKKLFDRGERFFPVCQYLADRLIAWGCPSEKIRVLYGGVDLNEFNYRTPHKGGSQNILSIGRLVEKKGHHILMQAFQKIRDKFPNATLSIIGRGELEEYLISLANQLNLGDSFRLLNHLPKDQVREQMTNADIFCAASLEAANGDVEGIPNTLKEAMAIGVPVISTNHAGIPELITHNKEGVLVQENNVDELADALEFMLTNREIWETYTVSARQKVEQNFNLVHQLQQQAEFYDELLAPYKVSKQNSVTPRQIDKKTLKETTKPQQQDKYDGETIAPRKKAGLARKALIYMQQLQEHQQHQQLQEHQQHQQLQQHQQLQQLQQLQQLQQLHQQTKDKVKDKHVASNKKDKKAKIQQKTKGNEETIASRKKKNKAQKSEKVKKSLNKIQQFQQKSMDEQLGGDHGEF; this is encoded by the coding sequence TTGCACACAGTTATGCATTTGAATTTAAGAGTCGACCCGACCCAATATATCTCACAGATTCGAGAGGTTCCTGATTATGATTATATCCATATGGTACGACAACCAAAGGATATGATAGAACTTTCCCTTTTGAATGAGAAAGTTCATTATCTCAATGAAATTTTCTCACCGAAAGAATATGTGAAAAGAAATAATATCTCCCTCTTACATGCTCACCATGGTCAATTAGGAATGTTATTACTTCCTTTAAAAGAGGAAACAAACCTTCCGTTGGTAACAAGTATAAGAGGCAGGGATGCAACCCTAGCTAATCAGCCCATTGGCTATCTAGATAACATGAAAAAGCTATTTGATCGAGGTGAGCGTTTTTTTCCAGTTTGTCAGTATTTGGCAGATAGGTTGATAGCTTGGGGTTGTCCTTCAGAAAAAATCAGAGTGCTCTATGGGGGCGTAGACCTTAACGAATTCAATTACCGGACCCCACATAAAGGGGGCTCTCAAAACATTTTATCCATCGGTAGGTTGGTGGAAAAAAAAGGACATCACATCTTAATGCAAGCTTTTCAAAAAATCAGAGATAAATTTCCAAATGCAACCCTGTCAATTATCGGAAGGGGGGAGCTTGAAGAATATCTCATTTCATTGGCAAATCAACTTAATTTAGGTGACTCTTTTCGTTTATTGAATCATCTCCCTAAAGATCAAGTACGAGAACAAATGACCAATGCGGATATTTTCTGCGCCGCGAGCTTAGAAGCTGCCAATGGAGATGTAGAAGGTATACCTAATACATTAAAAGAAGCTATGGCGATTGGGGTACCAGTGATTTCGACCAATCATGCCGGCATCCCTGAATTAATCACTCATAACAAAGAGGGGGTTTTAGTACAAGAAAACAATGTAGATGAACTGGCAGATGCTCTTGAATTCATGCTAACTAACAGAGAGATATGGGAAACATATACAGTATCGGCTCGTCAAAAAGTCGAACAAAACTTTAACCTCGTCCATCAGCTTCAACAACAAGCTGAATTTTATGATGAACTTTTAGCCCCTTATAAAGTAAGTAAACAAAATTCAGTAACACCTCGCCAAATAGATAAAAAAACCCTTAAGGAGACTACAAAGCCTCAACAGCAAGATAAGTATGATGGCGAAACAATAGCGCCTAGAAAAAAAGCCGGTTTAGCCAGAAAAGCCCTTATTTATATGCAACAGCTTCAAGAGCATCAACAGCATCAACAGCTTCAAGAGCATCAACAGCATCAACAGCTTCAACAGCATCAACAGCTTCAACAGCTTCAACAGCTTCAACAGCTTCAACAGCTTCATCAGCAGACTAAAGATAAAGTCAAAGATAAACATGTAGCATCTAATAAAAAAGACAAAAAAGCAAAGATTCAACAAAAGACTAAAGGTAATGAGGAAACAATAGCATCTCGTAAAAAAAAAAATAAGGCTCAAAAATCCGAAAAAGTTAAAAAATCCCTTAATAAAATTCAACAGTTTCAACAGAAGTCGATGGATGAGCAGTTAGGAGGAGATCATGGAGAATTTTAA
- a CDS encoding UDP-glucose dehydrogenase family protein — MKIAVLGTGYVGLSTGVCLSEIGHSVICIDTDEKKIKSLHHGISPIYEPGLENLLAQNAAAGRLLFTTSHREALNGAEIIIIAVGTPQMEDGGADLSYIVQAAKDIAANLVQSSVVVIKSTVPVGTNDFIKKIMEELCNKRITFNMVSNPEFLRQGSAVMDTMQADRIIIGSENDEAAKKVQEMYRPLNVPFILTSIRSAEMIKYASNAFLATKISFINEVANLCGVVGADVKDVAKGMGKDKRIGEAFLQPGIGYGGSCFPKDVKALLHTAKLNGVHFSLLKETVAINDYQQELLVTKAINRLGDLKGKKVAMLGLAFKPETDDMREAPSIKIARSLTKLGAEVVAYDPVAIDNAKNILGDTIRFASSVHEATVDADAVFIVTEWNEFRHLDLETLMNTMKQKIVFDGRNCLEENRIRACKKIEYYPIGRPAIVIGMT; from the coding sequence ATGAAAATAGCTGTTTTGGGTACAGGTTATGTCGGGCTTTCCACTGGTGTTTGTTTGTCAGAAATAGGGCATAGTGTCATTTGTATCGATACAGATGAAAAGAAAATTAAAAGTCTACATCATGGGATTTCTCCAATATATGAACCGGGTCTGGAGAATTTGCTTGCTCAAAATGCTGCAGCGGGTAGACTGCTATTTACAACATCTCATCGAGAAGCGCTAAATGGTGCCGAGATTATCATCATTGCCGTAGGAACACCGCAAATGGAGGATGGGGGAGCAGATTTATCGTATATTGTGCAAGCCGCGAAGGATATTGCTGCGAACCTAGTACAGAGTTCAGTAGTCGTTATAAAGAGTACTGTGCCAGTTGGTACGAATGATTTTATTAAAAAAATTATGGAAGAACTTTGTAACAAAAGGATCACCTTTAATATGGTTTCAAATCCTGAATTTTTAAGACAAGGGTCAGCTGTTATGGATACGATGCAAGCAGATCGAATCATCATCGGTTCTGAAAATGACGAGGCGGCTAAGAAAGTACAAGAAATGTATCGTCCGTTAAATGTACCATTTATATTAACAAGTATTAGAAGTGCGGAAATGATTAAGTATGCTTCTAATGCCTTTTTGGCGACTAAGATTAGCTTTATCAATGAAGTTGCCAATTTATGCGGAGTAGTAGGTGCAGATGTTAAAGATGTAGCAAAGGGAATGGGAAAAGATAAGAGGATTGGAGAAGCTTTTTTACAGCCCGGTATTGGTTATGGAGGATCTTGTTTTCCAAAGGATGTTAAAGCGTTGCTTCATACTGCCAAGTTAAATGGAGTACATTTTTCCCTGTTAAAAGAAACAGTAGCGATTAATGATTATCAGCAGGAACTCCTTGTAACGAAAGCGATAAATCGCTTGGGGGATTTAAAAGGGAAAAAGGTTGCAATGCTTGGTCTTGCTTTCAAGCCAGAGACAGACGATATGAGGGAAGCACCATCAATAAAAATTGCGCGTTCATTAACCAAACTTGGAGCAGAAGTGGTAGCTTATGATCCGGTTGCAATAGATAATGCGAAGAACATATTAGGGGATACAATTAGATTTGCCAGCTCAGTTCACGAAGCGACAGTGGATGCGGATGCTGTATTTATTGTTACCGAATGGAATGAGTTTAGACATTTAGATCTGGAGACATTGATGAACACAATGAAACAAAAGATTGTTTTTGATGGTAGAAATTGTCTTGAAGAAAATCGAATCAGAGCTTGCAAGAAAATTGAATATTATCCAATAGGAAGGCCAGCAATTGTTATTGGTATGACATAA
- the galU gene encoding UTP--glucose-1-phosphate uridylyltransferase GalU, giving the protein MKIRKAIIPAAGLGTRFLPATKAQAKEMLPIVDKPTIQYIVEEAVASGIEEIIIIIGRGKRSIEDHFDKSYELEDALLRKNQLDILEEVQKISSLANIYYVRQKEPMGLGHAILCAKSFIGNEPFAVLLGDDIVMSETPCLKQIISVFEYCNSSVVAVQNVPEKDVSKYGIIKPKGTMIEPNLFHIDSLVEKPKREEAPSRYAIMGRYVFRPEIFETMSMLPVGHGNELQLTDAINELNKQQAVLAYNFEGNRYDIGDKVGFIKATIDFALRRDDIRDEVLSYLRDVNKKENLQIIKRELE; this is encoded by the coding sequence ATGAAAATCCGAAAGGCTATTATTCCGGCCGCAGGCCTCGGAACCCGATTTTTGCCTGCAACAAAAGCTCAGGCTAAGGAAATGCTGCCGATTGTTGATAAACCAACGATTCAATATATTGTTGAAGAAGCAGTAGCTTCGGGTATAGAGGAAATTATTATCATAATCGGTAGAGGAAAAAGATCAATAGAGGATCATTTTGATAAATCCTATGAGTTGGAAGATGCACTTTTAAGAAAAAATCAGCTCGATATTTTAGAGGAAGTTCAGAAAATATCTAGTTTGGCAAATATCTATTATGTCCGCCAAAAGGAACCGATGGGGCTAGGACATGCAATTCTCTGTGCTAAAAGCTTCATTGGAAATGAACCTTTTGCTGTTTTGTTAGGGGATGACATCGTTATGTCTGAAACACCTTGTCTGAAACAAATCATCAGTGTTTTTGAGTATTGCAACAGTTCCGTCGTAGCTGTTCAGAATGTACCGGAAAAGGATGTCAGTAAATATGGAATTATTAAGCCAAAAGGGACAATGATTGAGCCTAACCTTTTTCATATTGATTCTTTGGTGGAAAAACCGAAAAGGGAAGAGGCTCCTTCCAGATATGCGATAATGGGGCGTTATGTTTTTAGACCTGAGATTTTTGAAACAATGTCAATGCTTCCGGTTGGACATGGTAATGAATTACAACTTACTGATGCCATAAATGAGCTAAATAAGCAGCAGGCAGTATTAGCATATAATTTTGAGGGAAACCGATATGATATTGGTGATAAAGTTGGATTTATTAAGGCAACAATAGACTTTGCTTTGCGCAGGGATGATATAAGAGACGAGGTACTTTCCTATTTAAGGGATGTAAATAAGAAAGAAAACCTTCAGATTATAAAGAGAGAGCTTGAATAA